GCCCGGACAGCACGCCGCGCAGCTTTCGCGGCGCCTTCTCCATCGCCAGCGACGCGCCCACGCCCCACTCGCCGCCCATGCCGATGCCGAACAGCGCGCGGCAGACCAGGAACCAGCCGTACGACGGCGCCAGCCCGGTCAGCACCGAGAGAAGCGAGTAGAAGACCAGGTTGATCATCAGCGGACGGCGGCGGCCGTAGCGGTCGGCCAGCAGCCCGAAGATCAGCGCGCCCACCGGCCGGAACGCCAGCGTGAGGGTGATGGCGAACGCCACCGCCTTGTCGGGCCGGCCGAACTCGCGTCCGATGGCGGTCAGGCACATGACCACCAGGAAGAAGTCGAACGCGTCGAGCGTCCATCCCAGGAACCCCGCCAGCACGGCGGCGCGGTGGTCGCCGGTGGCGGGCGATGCGGCGGCGGGGCGGGCGGGCGTCTGTGCCATCGGCGGGCGCGGGAGATGGGGATCGGCGGTGGAGCGGGAGGTGGGATGGGTCGCGGAGAAGATGGGGTGTCGCGCCGTGGACGCAATGCCGAACGTCGCCGGCTCGGCATCCGTGCGGATGAGAAGCATCGAAGCCGCCGCGGCGCGGAGCCCTCTCCCCCCGGCCCCCTCCCCCAAAACCGACTGGGGGAGGGGGAGACCTAACCGCGAAGATCGATATCTCCAACTTGTTCCATCTGTTGCTGGTACCTCTCCCAGTCGGTTTTGGGAGAGGTCGAAAAAGTGACGAGTCGAGACGGCAGTATTGTCTCGACTCGTCACTTTTTCGGGTGAGGGCCGCCCACGCTACACGATCAGTTCCACGCTTTCCCCCTCCTCCTCGCCGTCGATGGTGTCGCGGCGGATGAGGCGGGCGGGGTAGACCACCTCCAGCAGCGGCGAGGTCATGAACGTCGTCGCCAGCGCCATCAGCACCATCATCGCGAACACGGCGGGGGAGATGACGCCGATGTCCAGGCCGATGTTCAGGATCACCAGTTCCATCAGCCCGCGCGTGTTCATCAGCGTGCCGATGGCGCCCGCCTCGCGCCAGCTCATCCCCGTCATCCGCGCGGCCACGGCGCCGCCGCCCAGCTTCCCGGCGACGGCGACGAGGACGATCAGCGCGCAGAATCCCCACATCTCCGCCCCCTCCACCAACCCGATGCGCGTCCGCAGCCCGGTGAACGCGAAGAAGAGCGGGAGGAGGAGCACCACCGTCACGTCCTCGAGCTTGCCGGTGAGCGCGTGGACGAAGCCTTCGCCCCTGGGCATCACCGCGCCGGCCAGGAAGGCGCCGAACAGCGCGTGGATCCCCAGCGCCTCGGTGGTCCAGGCCGAGGCCAGGGTGACGAGGAAGACGATGGCGAGCACGTCCTGCGTCACCCGCCCGTCGCGCTCGTAGCGCCGCTCCAGTCGCGCCAGCAGCGGCCGCGCGGCGAAGATCATGGCCGCGACGAAGGCGGCGGAGCCGAAGACGGTGGCCCACCACGGCATCGCGGCGTGCTGCGCGCGCACCAGCGCCACCACACCGGCCAGGATGCACCACGCCGTCACGTCGTCCACCGCCGCGCAGGCGAGCGCCACCGCGCCCACCCGCGTGCGGAGCAGGTTGCGCTCGGTGAGGATGCGCGCGAGCACGGGGAAGGCGGTGACGCTCATGGCCGCGCCCATGAACAGCGCGAAGCCGGTGAAGCCCACGCCCTGGTCCGACAGCCGCGGGTAGAGGTGGATGGCGAGGAGGGCGCCGAGGAAGAAGGGGATGGTGATGCTGGCGTGGCTGGTGACCAGCGCCGTGTAGCCGCGGCCGCGCAGAAGGCGCGGGTTCAGCTCCAGCCCCACCAGGAACATGAACACGAGCAGCCCCACCTGGCTGATCGAGTTCAGGAACCCCAGCGACTCGGCGGGAAAGAGCGCGCGCGACAGCCCCGGCGCGGCCCACCCGAGCAGCGACGGGCCGAGGAGGATCCCCGCCACCATCTCGCCCATCACCTGCGGCTGGGCGATGCGGCGGAAGAGCAGCCCCACCGCGCGCGCCGCCACGACCACGACGGCGATCTGGACGAGGAGCAGCCCGAGGTGCGGCATCAGCGGCGCCCGCCCCGCGGCGGCTCCGCGCGCACCGCCACGAACCCGCGCCCGCACCCGGCCACCCGCGGGACCTCCACCGCGAACTCCAGCCGCCGCGGCACCGCCCCGCCGCCGACGCGGGCGCGCAGGCGCACGTCGTCCGCGTCCCAGCAGGCGTCGCGGCCGGCCACGCGCGCGCCCGAGCGGGCGACGAGCGCGCCGCCGCGCAGGGCCCCGCGGTACTCGCGCCCGAACATCTCCAGCTGGACGTGCGTTCCCGACTGGGAGATGGTGAAGCGCGGCGGCTCGGCGGACGCCGTGGGGAGCTCGATCCGCCACTCGCCGGAGATGGAGGGCGGCGCCTGCAGCCCGCTACCGGCCCGCAGCACCGCGGCCAGCCCGGCGAGCGGGAGGCCGACCAACGCGGCGTAGGCGAGCAGCGGCTTCATCGCTCGGGAGACGGGGATTGTGAGGGCATGGTTCGGCTGAACGAAAAATCCGCCCCGGCAGGCGCGGGCGGATGCAGCCGCCAATCTACCGCTGGGCACGGCGGCGCGAAACATCCCCATCTCCTTGCCGTCGCGATCGAGGCGCGGCAACATCCAACGCGCTTTCCGCTCTCCATCTCCCGATCAACCGACCGGCCGGCACATGCTCCGCATCCTCACGTTCGCGCTGGCGCTTTGCCTGGCGCCGTCGCTCGCCGCCGCGCAGGCGGCGGCACCGGCGGATACGACGCATGCGGCGGCGCCGGGGCTCCCCGCGCCGAACTCGTCGCCAGCCGCGCAGGCGTCGGCCGACACCGGCGCGGTGCCCGTCCCCCGGCCGAGCGAGAAGGCGGTGCGCTACGAGCGCGGCGGCGACGTCCTGTGGTTCGTGGGGATCGCGTGGTCGCTGCTGATCCCCGCCCTCGTGCTCTTCACCGGCCTGTCGGCGCGGATCCGCGACCTGGCGCGGCGGATCGGGCGCAAGTGGTACTTCACGCTGGCGATCTACGGCGCGATCGTCACCCTGCTGTTCTGGGCGCTGGACCTGCCGCTGGCGTACTACGCGGGCTTCGTGCGCGAGCACCAGTACGGGCTCTCCAACCAGACGTTCGGCAAGTGGCTGGGCGACAGCGTGAAGGGGCTGGCGATCGGCATCGTCACCTTCGCGCTGGTGATGTGGGTGCCGTACCTGCTGCTGCGGAAGAGCCCGCGCCGGTGGTGGCTGTGGACGGCGCTGGCGGGGATTCCGCTCGTTCTCGCCACCGTGTGGCTGCAGCCGCTGGTGATCGACCCGATGTTCAACAAGTTCGGGCCGATGCGCGACAAGGCGCTGGAGCAGCGGATCCTGGCGCTGGCCGAGCGCGCGGGGATCGAGGGCGGCCGCGTGTACGAGGTGCGGAAGAGCGAGGACACGAAGGCGGTGAACGCATACGTCACCGGCTTCGGCGGCAGCAAGCGCATCGTGCTGTGGGACACCATCATCCAGAAGCTGGACGAGCGCGAGCTGCTGTTCGTGATGGGGCACGAGATGGGGCACTACGTGCTGCACCACGTGCTGATGCTGCTGGCGATGCTGATCGTGCTCCTGCTGCTGGCGCTCTGGCTCGTCCACCGCACGGCGGGATGGATCATCGCGCGCTGGCGCCACCGCATCGGCTTCGACCGGCTGGACGACATCGCGTCGTATCCGCTGCTGACGCTGGTGGTCAGCGCGGTCGTCGTCGCCATCACCCCCATCCCGCTGGCGATGAAGCGCTACGCCGAGCACGAGGCCGACCGCTTCGGGCTGGAGCTGACGCGCGACAACCACGCCATGGCCACCGCGTTCGCCAAGCTGCAGACGGAGAACCTGGCCACGCCGTACCACGGCACGCTGCACAAGCTCTTCCGCGACGACCACCCGCCCGTCGGCGAGCGGATCGAGTTCGCCAACAGCTACAAGCCGTGGGCGCAGGGCAAGCCGCTGAAGTACGGCGACCGGTTCCGATGATGGGGATCGGAGCGGGTTGGGAGATTGGGAGATTGGGAGATTGGGAGATTGGGAGATCGGGAGATCGGGAGATCGGGAGATCGGGAGATCGGGATGATTCACGATGATTGATCGTGGACAATGCGAGTGAACTCGCGGCTACGACGACACGCAGTCCGCCTTCGCGGACTTCGATCCCAGCATGGCGAAATGAGGGCGTGAATAGCCGCCGCCGGTCGAGGACCGGCGGCGGTTCGCGTCAATCCGTGGATTTCCGCTATGGCCCCCGTTCTCGATTTCGCGGCCCTCGCGCTCTATTCAGCCGCGAGCGCAGCGAGCCCAGGTCCCTCCCCCGTGCTGTTCGGGGGAGGGACAGGCGCGAAGCGCCAGGGAGAGGGCGCGACGCGGCGGCCCGCGCGATCACAGGCTGACCTGTGGGCGCCGACGCGAATCGCGAACCGCCGCCGGCGCGGGAGGCCGGCGGCGGTTCGTATCTCCATCACCCCGAAGAACCTACCAGATGTGCGGGACTAGGTTCTCGGCACGCACCATCGGATCGCCCGGCTTGCAGCCGAACGCCTGCGCGAACTGCGGCATGTTGCTGAGCGGCCCGTTCACGCGCCATTCCTCCGGCGAGTGCGGGTCCACGGTGACGCGCGTGCGCAGCGACTCCGGCCTGTTGTGCTGGCGGAAGCTCTGCGCGTAGGCGATGAAGAAGCGCTGCTCGGGGGTGAAGCCGTCGATCGGCCCCGGCCGGCCGCGCCGCTCCAGCGCCCGCTGCAGCGCGTCGTAGCCCACCAGCGCGCCGCCGTAGTCGGCGATGTTCTCGCCCAGCGTCAGGCGGCCGTTGACGTGGAAGGTGTCGACCTGAATGTAGCCGTTGTACTGCTGGACCACGAGATCGGCCTGCTGCGCGAAGTGCGCCGAGTCGGCGGGCGTCCACCAGTCGCTCAGGTTGCCGCGCGCGTCGTAGTGGCGGCCCTCGTCGTCGAAGCCGTGCGTCAGCTCGTGCCCCGCCCAGCTGGCGCCCAGCGAGCCGTAGTTGCCCCCGTCGTCCGCATTCGGATCGAACGTCTGCGGCACCAGCGCGCCGGCGGGAAACACCATCTCGTTCTTGCTGGGATCGTAGTACGCGTTCACCGTGGGGATGGTCATCCCCCACTCGGTGGTGTCCACCGCCATCCCCGGGCGCGACAGCACGCGCTCCCACTCGAAGCGGTTGGCGGCGAACGAGTTGAGCACGAACGGCTGCTCCGTCACCCGCAGCCGCGAGTAGTCGCGCCAGCGCTCGGGATAGCCCACCTTCTCGCCCATCTGCCCCAGCTTGGCCAGCGCCTGCCGCCGCGTGGCGTCGCTCATCCACTCCAGGCGCCGCAGCCGCTCGCCGAACGCGGCGCGGATGTCGTCGATCACCTGCCGCGCGCGGGCCCGCGCCTCGGGCGGGAAGGTCCGGGCCACGTACGCCTGCCCCAGCGCCTCGCCCATGTCGCCGTCCGTCGCGCGCAGGCACCGCTTCCAGCGCGGCAGCAGCTGGCGCGCGCCGGTGAAGCGGCGGCTGAACGCGAAGTTCTCCTGCACGAACGGCGTGCTGAGCCAGGGCGCCGACGCATCGAGCAGGTGGTAGCGGAGGTACGCGCGCCAGTCGGCCATCGGCACCGTGGCCAGCAGCTCGGAGACGCGGCGCATGAACGCGGGCTCGGCCACGTTCACCTGCTCGCCCGGCCGCGCCAGGCCGATGGCGGCGAAGTAGCGCGACCAGTCGATGTTGGGCGTGAGCGCCCGCAGCTGCGCGACGGACATCGGGTGGTCGGTGGCCGACGGCTCGCGCCGCGCGACGCGGGTGAGCGACGCCTTCGCCAACTCCGTCTCCAGCGCCATCACCCGCTGGGCGTCGGCGCGCGCGGAGGCCTCGTCCTGGCCGGCGAGGGTGAACATCTTCGCGACGTGGTCGACGTACGCGCGGCGCAGCGAGTCTTCCGACGCACCCTGGTTGAGGTAGTAGTCGCGGTCCGGCAGCCCCAGCCCGCCGGCGTAGAACTGCGCCAGGTAGTGCGCCGCGTCGTGCGGCGCCACGTCGGGGCGGTAGCGGAAGAGAACGTTGACCAGGTCGCCGTGCAGCCGCGCCACCTCGTCGAGCAATGCCGCGCGCGTCTGCACCGCGGCGATGCGCTGCAGCGTGGGGCGGATCGGATCGAGCCCCTGCCGCTCGGCCGCCGTGGAGTCCATGCAGCTGGCGTAGTACGTCCCCAGCTTGCGCTGCGTGCTGCCGGCGGGGAGCGACGCGCGGCGGTTGGCCGCGTCCTCCAGCACCGCGCGCACGACCAGCTCGTTGCGGTCCTGCATGTCGCGCCCCACCCCCGACGACGAGTACGCGGCGGGGATGCTGTCGTTCTTCAGCCAGGCGCCCGTGGCGAACTGGAAGAAGTTGGTGCACGCCCGCGCGGAAGTGTCGATCATGGCGGCGTCGACCACCTTGAGCGGCTTGAGCTCGGCGGCGGGGTTCTGCGCCGCTGCCGCCGCGGCGCCGAGCACGGGCGCCGCCGCGAGCGCCAGCACGAGCGCGCGGCGGCGGATGGAAGATGGGTTCGGCATCGACATCTCAGCGTCAGGGACACGCGTGTGGGATGGATGCGGCCGAACGTACCGCGCGATGCGAGGCGGGGCAACGATGTTGGGACGAAACGTTCGCAACGGGGATACGGCAGACGGTTCGGAGAAAGATTGGCTTTAGGCGCGCAGGAGGATCGCATTCATTCAGCTCGCCTCGCCTTGAACTTCGATTTATCTCCCAGGTGAAACTTGATGGAGCCTACCAGTTCATTCTCGCCCGTCAGTTGGAGCCAGCCGCTGCCATGCGCCGGATCCATTTCGTCGCTTCCTCCCCAGGTAAAAACGAACCTTTGCTTCGGCGGCCTGACCTCGATGGACCCGTCGAGAGTACCAGTAACAAGACCAAACTGAAACGAGCCGAGATTGTCTCGTCGAACTTCAATGAAGGCTTGTGTCTCCATGTTGAAGTAACTGGCGTCCCATAGTTCCATCGCGTAGATGTGCCACTTTCCGATGAACGCATGCTCGTGCCGCGGCCGCTCTGTCCGGTGTACGCTCATGCGGATCTTCTGCATCAGGATTAGCCGAAGCGCCAAGCAGCCAACCGTACCTACGGCCGATCAGTCTCGTACACCTCGCCCTCCAGATCCCCCAGCTTTTCCTGCATGGCGGCGCAGGCGTCGCGGACGCCCTGGTTGTAGACGGGCGGGCCGAGCTCGCGCACGAAGAAGTCGATCAGCCGCTGCGCGCGGAAGTCGCTGATCGGGTCGTCGAACTCGTCGTCGAAATGTTCTTTCAACGAGCGGACAAGGCTCGCCCGGCGCTCGTCGGAGAGGCGGATGCGCATCGGGGAATCGCCGCGGCGGTCAGCCATGGGCCATCTCCGGGGATTCGGCGTAACGCTCGGGGGCGTAGCGCGTTGCGAGCAATCCCGTCGCCGCGTCGGGATCGATCTCCGCGATCAGCACGCCCTCGGTGCCGTACGGGAGGTGCGCCTGGCACTCGCCGGACGGGGCGATGAGGCTGGTCGCCGACTCCTGGTACGGCAGCGCGTAGTTGACGCTGGCGAAGTAGATGGTGTTCTCGCGGCTGCGCATCATCATCGCCTTCTCGTAGTACGGCGCGTCGGCGGCGCCCCAGTGCGGGGGATGCACGCCGCCGCCGTGACTGCCCGTGTGCTGGGGATGGAAGACGATCTTCGCGCCGCGCACCGCCGCCCAGCGCACCGTCTCGGGGTAGCGCCACCCCTCGTGGCAGATGGCGATGCCGAACTTCACCCCGCCGACCTCGAACAGCCGCCGCGTGTCGCCGGGGACGTAGTACCACTCCTCGGACGGATCGACCTGGTTCTTGGTCTGATGCCCGAGCAACCGCCCCTCCGCATCGAACACGTACGCGGCGATCTGCCGGCCCGCCTCCGCGATCCGCTCCATCCCCATGATCACCGCGACCCGATGCGTCCGCGCGAGGTGCGACAGGGCATCGAGCGCGCGTTCCTGCCGCGCCTCATCCCAATCGGGCACCTCGAAATCCAGCCCGCGCAGGCCGGGGAGATAGGCCTCGGGGAAGCAAACGATCTCCGCGCCCCGCGCCGACGCTTCGGCGAGGAGCCGCTCGATCTTCTCCAACCCATCCTCGAGCGAGGTGGCGACGCGGGGTGATGCCAGACCGATGATCATCGACGGTTGGGTGATGGGAATCGGGAGCACTCCACGTCCCAAGCCTCAGCGATGCAACGCCGCCGCGCAAGCCCTCGCCCGGAAAAGCCCGGCAGCCGCGGGCGAGATCACCCACGGCTGCCGGGATCAGGGGGGTGTTGCCGATCCAAGGTCCCCGGGACACCTC
Above is a window of Longimicrobium sp. DNA encoding:
- a CDS encoding M48 family metallopeptidase, with the translated sequence MLRILTFALALCLAPSLAAAQAAAPADTTHAAAPGLPAPNSSPAAQASADTGAVPVPRPSEKAVRYERGGDVLWFVGIAWSLLIPALVLFTGLSARIRDLARRIGRKWYFTLAIYGAIVTLLFWALDLPLAYYAGFVREHQYGLSNQTFGKWLGDSVKGLAIGIVTFALVMWVPYLLLRKSPRRWWLWTALAGIPLVLATVWLQPLVIDPMFNKFGPMRDKALEQRILALAERAGIEGGRVYEVRKSEDTKAVNAYVTGFGGSKRIVLWDTIIQKLDERELLFVMGHEMGHYVLHHVLMLLAMLIVLLLLALWLVHRTAGWIIARWRHRIGFDRLDDIASYPLLTLVVSAVVVAITPIPLAMKRYAEHEADRFGLELTRDNHAMATAFAKLQTENLATPYHGTLHKLFRDDHPPVGERIEFANSYKPWAQGKPLKYGDRFR
- a CDS encoding carbon-nitrogen hydrolase family protein translates to MIIGLASPRVATSLEDGLEKIERLLAEASARGAEIVCFPEAYLPGLRGLDFEVPDWDEARQERALDALSHLARTHRVAVIMGMERIAEAGRQIAAYVFDAEGRLLGHQTKNQVDPSEEWYYVPGDTRRLFEVGGVKFGIAICHEGWRYPETVRWAAVRGAKIVFHPQHTGSHGGGVHPPHWGAADAPYYEKAMMMRSRENTIYFASVNYALPYQESATSLIAPSGECQAHLPYGTEGVLIAEIDPDAATGLLATRYAPERYAESPEMAHG
- a CDS encoding M13 family metallopeptidase, whose protein sequence is MPNPSSIRRRALVLALAAAPVLGAAAAAAQNPAAELKPLKVVDAAMIDTSARACTNFFQFATGAWLKNDSIPAAYSSSGVGRDMQDRNELVVRAVLEDAANRRASLPAGSTQRKLGTYYASCMDSTAAERQGLDPIRPTLQRIAAVQTRAALLDEVARLHGDLVNVLFRYRPDVAPHDAAHYLAQFYAGGLGLPDRDYYLNQGASEDSLRRAYVDHVAKMFTLAGQDEASARADAQRVMALETELAKASLTRVARREPSATDHPMSVAQLRALTPNIDWSRYFAAIGLARPGEQVNVAEPAFMRRVSELLATVPMADWRAYLRYHLLDASAPWLSTPFVQENFAFSRRFTGARQLLPRWKRCLRATDGDMGEALGQAYVARTFPPEARARARQVIDDIRAAFGERLRRLEWMSDATRRQALAKLGQMGEKVGYPERWRDYSRLRVTEQPFVLNSFAANRFEWERVLSRPGMAVDTTEWGMTIPTVNAYYDPSKNEMVFPAGALVPQTFDPNADDGGNYGSLGASWAGHELTHGFDDEGRHYDARGNLSDWWTPADSAHFAQQADLVVQQYNGYIQVDTFHVNGRLTLGENIADYGGALVGYDALQRALERRGRPGPIDGFTPEQRFFIAYAQSFRQHNRPESLRTRVTVDPHSPEEWRVNGPLSNMPQFAQAFGCKPGDPMVRAENLVPHIW
- a CDS encoding DUF2164 domain-containing protein; this encodes MADRRGDSPMRIRLSDERRASLVRSLKEHFDDEFDDPISDFRAQRLIDFFVRELGPPVYNQGVRDACAAMQEKLGDLEGEVYETDRP
- a CDS encoding cation:proton antiporter, whose protein sequence is MPHLGLLLVQIAVVVVAARAVGLLFRRIAQPQVMGEMVAGILLGPSLLGWAAPGLSRALFPAESLGFLNSISQVGLLVFMFLVGLELNPRLLRGRGYTALVTSHASITIPFFLGALLAIHLYPRLSDQGVGFTGFALFMGAAMSVTAFPVLARILTERNLLRTRVGAVALACAAVDDVTAWCILAGVVALVRAQHAAMPWWATVFGSAAFVAAMIFAARPLLARLERRYERDGRVTQDVLAIVFLVTLASAWTTEALGIHALFGAFLAGAVMPRGEGFVHALTGKLEDVTVVLLLPLFFAFTGLRTRIGLVEGAEMWGFCALIVLVAVAGKLGGGAVAARMTGMSWREAGAIGTLMNTRGLMELVILNIGLDIGVISPAVFAMMVLMALATTFMTSPLLEVVYPARLIRRDTIDGEEEGESVELIV